The Nocardioides sp. S-1144 genome includes a region encoding these proteins:
- a CDS encoding SWIM zinc finger family protein: MSAAVVAHPPIPARRGAARATTWWGKAWVRAVEEAAYTEGDLRQGRSIARRGSVGGISLAAGRMVAAVADERVQHGLVTVDCRLPVLDAEGLAGLVEVVAAESGRVGSLLAGDLPHGLVEHADEAGVELLPDGHELEASCTCVGWLDPCPHALAVLSQVAWLVDADPMVLLHLRGLPRDDLLARLHARTVAPPSSLDDDQDDEAGLDSAVDAAARAVRILELLDAGDPGPIDHLF, translated from the coding sequence TGGGGCAAGGCCTGGGTGCGTGCGGTCGAGGAGGCCGCCTACACCGAGGGCGACCTGCGCCAGGGCCGCTCGATCGCGCGGCGCGGCAGCGTCGGCGGGATCTCCCTGGCCGCCGGCCGGATGGTCGCGGCCGTCGCCGACGAGCGGGTCCAGCACGGGCTCGTCACCGTCGACTGCCGGCTGCCGGTCCTCGACGCCGAGGGTCTGGCCGGCCTGGTCGAGGTGGTGGCCGCGGAGTCCGGCCGGGTGGGCTCGCTGCTGGCCGGCGACCTGCCGCACGGCCTGGTCGAGCACGCCGACGAGGCCGGGGTCGAGCTGCTGCCCGACGGCCACGAGCTCGAGGCGTCCTGCACCTGCGTCGGCTGGCTCGACCCCTGCCCGCACGCGCTCGCCGTCCTGTCCCAGGTCGCCTGGCTGGTCGACGCCGACCCGATGGTGCTGCTGCACCTGCGTGGCCTGCCCCGCGACGACCTGCTCGCCCGGCTGCACGCCCGCACCGTCGCGCCGCCCTCCTCGCTCGACGACGACCAGGACGACGAGGCCGGGCTCGACTCCGCCGTCGACGCCGCCGCCCGCGCCGTCCGCATCCTCGAGCTCCTCGACGCCGGCGACCCCGGCCCCATCGACCACCTGTTCTGA
- a CDS encoding M14 family zinc carboxypeptidase, with protein MSRSPLKRQRGRAARIGVAVLGTALLASTALAGTSSQAAPATAAPDPEVVLERFPDESTKVVEVELADTAELDRLVATGVDLDHGVEQEGDVLVVRAVVTDTEIAALEQAGYTIGETLYSDADSERAFAERATTIARTTKAARNFAADATHEDVSDVKIVRADYYTSFGVGTLSVEAKWANGLSENTPLTVERDSGPGTPMGSGGTQVISRFVDAGAYLYHRGASNVMTDEKGGGGRLPVRPDQIRITSPSGDVAVAKVRDWLPTGSEKDPFKGAGYQQDFVNSYLTPTDLYARIKQLADTYPDISELVALPNQTNGYRRKAMAMLEPTNRLVMTVGTTTVTSTYAAGTAAWAPTAITPAGFPATATTARRVTAQGVDPDVAAQACQPLSSLANTIAVVERGGTCTLEAKALAAQTAGAVAVLLANNTSGAGTAPSGAVAGVTIPVVGISNADAAKIRNAGSASVQLFPGTTPGNASRIGIETLAWGHEGGNDVTAQIADPGVASSPLSVSVTDNFIKVNARTDASGAIISSAAEVIAALRTNDAAMDLVEVYTYRGNTGEGVVSATPVIRLSDNLSAPQSVSREPQTVWAIKIGKTRDGSKPGVLAYAQEHAREWVPPLVTLETAERLLRNYDSHAGTRELVDNLEIWIAPSINPDGGHYSFYDFASQRRNMKRYCVEGGNNDVLARNQWGVDVNRNFEMYSTFDGYSGATPSTVSCTSDTNAGPAELSEPEAQNVDWIMAHPNIKFSMNMHSSGNYFMWAPGAYKTADREASPRPSVKEEAFFWEASEKILTGIKRHRGLSVTPARTGPIIDVLYSAAGNSGDQAWYKYGIYGWSFEVGSTFQPPFRNPNLTPVTPAEIGVANAKDETLEYANGLIELVRVARDLDLDVTPAESTLVVTETANDPTKVNVRITSNESADIHYTLDGTQPTEASPMIQPASVREPGEKLVVDKGTKIYWYSEDSAGNIEAGYDPTNPADTRYRKGIAQVGWAPSQAAPTVTLSVSPASVKVGQSTAASVTVTATNEFGLAPSGQVVLTAGGQTVGAITLGADGTGTAQVGPFATAGTQQVQAAYAGDDLTAAGTSAPVPVTVTAPVVAPVASSVAVTKVAPGKIKVRTTQAKVTVKVTASGAAVSGKVEVRSGGAVIGTGKVDSTGRVVITLKKFAKAGSKTLTVRFLGTPTVKASSTTKVIRVVR; from the coding sequence GTGTCCCGATCACCCCTGAAGAGACAGCGCGGTCGCGCAGCCAGGATCGGCGTCGCCGTCCTGGGCACGGCCCTGCTGGCGAGCACCGCGCTCGCCGGCACGAGCAGCCAGGCCGCGCCGGCCACGGCGGCGCCCGACCCGGAGGTCGTGCTCGAGCGCTTCCCCGACGAGTCGACCAAGGTCGTCGAGGTCGAGCTGGCCGACACCGCCGAGCTCGACCGGCTCGTCGCGACCGGCGTCGACCTCGACCACGGGGTCGAGCAGGAGGGCGACGTCCTCGTCGTCCGCGCCGTCGTCACCGACACCGAGATCGCCGCCCTCGAGCAGGCCGGCTACACGATCGGCGAGACGCTCTACAGCGACGCCGACTCCGAGCGCGCCTTCGCCGAGCGGGCCACGACGATCGCCAGGACCACGAAGGCCGCCCGGAACTTCGCGGCCGACGCCACCCACGAGGACGTCTCCGACGTCAAGATCGTGCGCGCCGACTACTACACCTCCTTCGGTGTCGGCACCTTGTCGGTCGAGGCGAAGTGGGCCAACGGCCTGAGCGAGAACACCCCGCTGACCGTCGAGCGCGACAGCGGCCCCGGGACGCCGATGGGCTCCGGTGGCACGCAGGTCATCAGCCGCTTCGTCGACGCCGGCGCCTACCTCTACCACCGCGGCGCGTCCAACGTGATGACCGACGAGAAGGGTGGCGGTGGCCGCCTGCCCGTGCGCCCCGACCAGATCCGCATCACCAGCCCGTCCGGTGACGTCGCGGTCGCGAAGGTCCGCGACTGGCTGCCGACCGGGTCGGAGAAGGACCCGTTCAAGGGCGCCGGCTACCAGCAGGACTTCGTCAACAGCTACCTGACGCCGACCGACCTCTACGCCCGCATCAAGCAGCTCGCGGACACCTACCCCGACATCTCCGAGCTGGTCGCGCTGCCCAACCAGACCAACGGCTACCGCCGCAAGGCGATGGCGATGCTCGAGCCGACCAACCGCCTCGTGATGACCGTCGGCACGACCACCGTCACCTCGACCTACGCCGCCGGCACCGCCGCGTGGGCCCCCACGGCCATCACCCCGGCCGGGTTCCCCGCCACCGCGACCACCGCCCGCCGGGTCACCGCGCAGGGCGTGGACCCGGACGTCGCCGCCCAGGCCTGCCAGCCGCTGTCCTCGCTCGCCAACACGATCGCGGTCGTCGAGCGCGGTGGCACCTGCACCCTCGAGGCGAAGGCCCTCGCGGCCCAGACCGCCGGTGCGGTCGCCGTCCTGCTGGCCAACAACACCAGCGGTGCGGGCACCGCCCCGAGCGGCGCCGTCGCCGGCGTGACCATCCCGGTCGTCGGCATCTCCAACGCCGACGCCGCGAAGATCCGCAACGCCGGCAGCGCGTCGGTGCAGCTCTTCCCGGGCACCACGCCCGGCAACGCCTCGCGCATCGGCATCGAGACCCTCGCGTGGGGCCACGAGGGTGGCAACGACGTGACCGCGCAGATCGCCGACCCCGGCGTCGCCTCGTCGCCGCTGTCGGTCTCGGTCACCGACAACTTCATCAAGGTCAACGCCCGCACCGACGCCTCCGGCGCGATCATCAGCAGCGCCGCCGAGGTGATCGCCGCCCTGAGGACGAACGACGCGGCGATGGACCTGGTCGAGGTCTACACCTACCGCGGCAACACCGGTGAGGGTGTCGTCTCGGCGACCCCGGTCATCCGGCTGAGCGACAACCTGTCCGCCCCGCAGTCGGTCTCGCGCGAGCCGCAGACCGTGTGGGCGATCAAGATCGGCAAGACGCGCGACGGCTCCAAGCCGGGCGTGCTCGCCTACGCCCAGGAGCACGCGCGTGAGTGGGTGCCGCCGCTGGTGACGCTCGAGACCGCCGAGCGCCTGCTGCGCAACTACGACTCGCACGCCGGCACCCGCGAGCTCGTGGACAACCTCGAGATCTGGATCGCGCCGTCCATCAACCCCGACGGCGGGCACTACTCGTTCTACGACTTCGCCTCGCAGCGCCGCAACATGAAGCGCTACTGCGTCGAGGGCGGCAACAACGACGTCCTGGCCCGCAACCAGTGGGGCGTCGACGTCAACCGCAACTTCGAGATGTACAGCACCTTCGACGGGTACTCCGGCGCGACGCCGTCGACGGTCAGCTGTACCAGCGACACCAACGCCGGCCCGGCCGAGCTCTCCGAGCCGGAGGCGCAGAACGTCGACTGGATCATGGCCCACCCGAACATCAAGTTCTCGATGAACATGCACTCGTCGGGCAACTACTTCATGTGGGCCCCCGGCGCCTACAAGACCGCCGACCGCGAGGCCTCGCCGCGTCCCTCGGTCAAGGAGGAGGCGTTCTTCTGGGAGGCCTCGGAGAAGATCCTGACCGGCATCAAGCGCCACCGTGGCCTGTCGGTCACCCCGGCCCGCACCGGCCCGATCATCGACGTCCTCTACTCGGCGGCCGGCAACTCCGGTGACCAGGCCTGGTACAAGTACGGCATCTACGGCTGGAGCTTCGAGGTCGGCAGCACCTTCCAGCCGCCGTTCCGCAACCCGAACCTCACGCCGGTCACCCCGGCCGAGATCGGCGTCGCCAACGCCAAGGACGAGACCCTCGAGTACGCGAACGGGCTCATCGAGCTGGTCCGGGTGGCCCGCGACCTCGACCTCGACGTCACCCCCGCCGAGTCCACCCTCGTGGTCACCGAGACCGCCAACGACCCGACCAAGGTCAACGTCCGGATCACCAGCAACGAGTCGGCCGACATCCACTACACCCTCGACGGCACCCAGCCGACCGAGGCGTCGCCGATGATCCAGCCGGCGTCGGTGCGCGAGCCCGGTGAGAAGCTCGTCGTGGACAAGGGCACCAAGATCTACTGGTACTCCGAGGACTCCGCCGGCAACATCGAGGCCGGCTACGACCCGACCAACCCCGCCGACACCCGCTACCGCAAGGGCATCGCCCAGGTGGGCTGGGCGCCGTCGCAGGCCGCGCCCACGGTCACGCTGAGCGTGAGCCCGGCGTCGGTCAAGGTCGGCCAGAGCACCGCGGCGTCGGTGACGGTGACGGCGACCAACGAGTTCGGCCTCGCGCCGAGCGGCCAGGTCGTCCTCACCGCCGGCGGCCAGACCGTCGGCGCGATCACCCTCGGCGCCGACGGCACGGGCACCGCCCAGGTCGGGCCGTTCGCCACGGCCGGCACCCAGCAGGTGCAGGCCGCCTACGCCGGTGACGACCTGACCGCCGCCGGCACCTCGGCGCCGGTCCCGGTCACCGTCACCGCCCCGGTCGTCGCCCCGGTCGCCTCCAGCGTCGCGGTCACCAAGGTCGCGCCCGGCAAGATCAAGGTGCGGACCACGCAGGCCAAGGTCACCGTCAAGGTGACCGCGTCCGGTGCGGCCGTGTCCGGCAAGGTCGAGGTCCGCTCCGGCGGCGCGGTCATCGGCACCGGCAAGGTCGACAGCACCGGCCGGGTCGTCATCACGCTGAAGAAGTTCGCCAAGGCCGGGTCGAAGACCCTCACGGTGCGCTTCCTCGGGACGCCGACGGTGAAGGCGTCGAGCACCACGAAGGTCATCCGCGTCGTGCGCTGA
- a CDS encoding TetR/AcrR family transcriptional regulator: protein MTGATTTRREQILATAADLFARRGFHGVSVADLGAACGISGPALYKHFASKDAVLAEMLVSISEELLTVGRERVAQADGPADAVARLVEWHVSFALGRRALIVVQDRDWSSLPDAAREQVRALQRSYVDLWAAQLRLLDGTGGPLSLDAARSQAHAAFGLINSTPHSGLLPDGAMHDLLAGMALRALGVDRA from the coding sequence ATGACCGGGGCCACCACCACCCGCCGCGAGCAGATCCTGGCCACGGCCGCCGACCTGTTCGCCCGCCGCGGCTTCCACGGCGTCTCGGTCGCCGACCTCGGGGCCGCGTGCGGCATCTCCGGGCCGGCGCTCTACAAGCACTTCGCGTCCAAGGACGCCGTCCTGGCCGAGATGCTGGTCTCGATCAGCGAGGAGCTGCTGACGGTCGGGCGCGAGCGGGTCGCGCAGGCCGACGGCCCCGCCGACGCCGTCGCCCGGCTCGTGGAGTGGCACGTCTCGTTCGCCCTCGGGCGCCGCGCGCTGATCGTCGTCCAGGACCGCGACTGGTCCTCGCTGCCCGACGCCGCCCGCGAGCAGGTGCGTGCCCTGCAGCGCTCCTACGTCGACCTCTGGGCCGCCCAGCTCCGCCTGCTCGACGGCACCGGCGGCCCGCTCTCGCTCGACGCCGCCCGGTCGCAGGCGCACGCGGCGTTCGGCCTGATCAACTCCACCCCGCACAGCGGGCTGCTGCCCGACGGCGCCATGCACGACCTGCTGGCCGGGATGGCCCTGCGCGCACTCGGCGTCGACCGGGCCTGA
- the metX gene encoding homoserine O-acetyltransferase MetX — translation MTDAGRVVLATGDDPLVLEHGGHLDHVEVAYETWGELAPARDNVVFVCHALTGDAHAGGEGGWWANLVGPGRPLDTDRFHVVCANLLGGCRGTTGPSSPDPATGRPWGLDFPLLTVRDLVAVHRRLLTHLGVERLHAAIGGSLGGMQVLQWAVDDPAAIDRAVLVAASSRLSAQGIAFSAVARDAIMRDPDFQGGRYVGSGRRPDHGLAVARRMAHITYVSEGSLEAKFGRDRIADGPPTHATDFQVEAYLDHQAEVFLARFDALSYLYLTRVMDYFDPFSDAGAAARAGSGGTDFLVVSFDTDWRFPTAQSRRIHDHLAAAGARSRHVEIASPWGHDSFLLEPPGYHDVVRQHLVRHPG, via the coding sequence ATGACCGACGCCGGGCGGGTCGTCCTCGCGACCGGGGACGACCCGCTGGTGCTGGAGCACGGGGGGCACCTCGACCACGTCGAGGTCGCCTACGAGACCTGGGGCGAGCTGGCCCCGGCGCGCGACAACGTGGTCTTCGTCTGCCACGCGCTCACCGGCGACGCGCACGCCGGCGGGGAGGGCGGCTGGTGGGCGAACCTCGTGGGGCCAGGGCGCCCGCTCGACACCGATCGCTTCCACGTCGTGTGCGCCAACCTGCTGGGCGGCTGCCGGGGCACCACCGGGCCGTCGTCGCCGGACCCCGCGACCGGACGCCCGTGGGGCCTGGACTTCCCCCTACTCACCGTGCGCGACCTCGTCGCGGTGCACCGGCGCCTGCTGACCCACCTCGGCGTCGAGCGGCTGCACGCGGCGATCGGTGGCTCGCTGGGCGGCATGCAGGTGCTGCAGTGGGCCGTCGACGACCCGGCGGCGATCGACCGGGCGGTGCTGGTGGCGGCGTCCTCGCGGCTCTCGGCGCAGGGCATCGCCTTCTCCGCGGTCGCGCGCGACGCCATCATGCGCGACCCCGACTTCCAGGGCGGTCGGTACGTCGGCAGCGGCCGCCGACCCGACCACGGGCTGGCCGTGGCCCGCCGGATGGCCCACATCACCTACGTCTCCGAGGGCTCCCTCGAGGCCAAGTTCGGGCGCGACCGGATCGCCGACGGACCGCCCACCCACGCCACCGACTTCCAGGTCGAGGCCTACCTCGACCACCAGGCCGAGGTGTTCCTCGCGCGCTTCGACGCGCTCTCCTACCTCTACCTGACCCGCGTCATGGACTACTTCGACCCGTTCTCGGACGCCGGGGCCGCGGCCCGGGCGGGGTCGGGGGGCACCGACTTCCTGGTGGTCTCCTTCGACACCGACTGGCGCTTCCCCACCGCCCAGTCGCGGCGGATCCACGACCACCTCGCCGCAGCCGGTGCCCGGAGCCGCCACGTCGAGATCGCCTCGCCGTGGGGGCACGACTCGTTCCTCCTCGAGCCGCCGGGCTACCACGACGTCGTCCGGCAGCACCTGGTCCGGCACCCGGGGTGA
- a CDS encoding O-acetylhomoserine aminocarboxypropyltransferase/cysteine synthase family protein, translating to MSFRPETLAVHAGQEEADPTTNARAVPIYQTTSYVFNDTEHAANLFALAEPGNIYTRIMNPTQSVFEERMTQLEGGVGALATASGSAATTYAVLNVAGTGDNIVALSTLYGGTYALFAHTLPQFGITVRFVDPERPEDLAAAVDDRTRLVFAETIGNPKINVVDIRAWADAAHAQGLPLIVDNTAPTPYLARVFDHGADVAVHSATKFIGGHGTSIGGVIVDAGSFDWAAHADRFPGLTGPDGAYHGVVWTEAVGNLAFIIRARTVLLRNTGAAITPMNSWLFLQGLETLHLRMERHSANALRVAEFLSAHAEVSWVSYPGLPDSPYKAVADRVLTGRGYGGLLSFGVRSGREGGKRFIEALELFSHLANIGDAKSLAIHNATTTHSQLEPAELEAAGVPEDMVRLSVGIEHVDDLIADLEQALAASK from the coding sequence ATGTCCTTCCGTCCCGAGACCCTGGCGGTCCATGCCGGCCAGGAAGAGGCCGACCCGACCACCAACGCACGCGCGGTGCCGATCTACCAGACGACGTCCTACGTCTTCAACGACACCGAGCACGCCGCGAACCTGTTCGCGCTCGCCGAGCCGGGCAACATCTACACGCGGATCATGAACCCGACCCAGTCGGTCTTCGAGGAGCGGATGACGCAGCTCGAGGGTGGCGTCGGGGCGCTCGCGACGGCGTCCGGCTCCGCGGCGACGACCTACGCCGTCCTCAACGTGGCCGGCACCGGCGACAACATCGTCGCCCTCTCCACCCTGTACGGCGGCACCTACGCGCTCTTCGCGCACACGCTGCCGCAGTTCGGCATCACCGTGCGCTTCGTCGACCCCGAGCGGCCCGAGGACCTGGCCGCCGCCGTCGACGACCGCACCCGCCTCGTCTTCGCCGAGACCATCGGCAACCCGAAGATCAACGTCGTCGACATCCGCGCCTGGGCCGACGCCGCGCACGCGCAGGGACTCCCCCTGATCGTCGACAACACCGCGCCGACGCCGTACCTCGCGCGCGTCTTCGACCACGGCGCGGACGTCGCGGTGCACTCGGCGACGAAGTTCATCGGCGGGCACGGCACCTCGATCGGCGGCGTCATCGTCGACGCAGGCTCCTTCGACTGGGCCGCGCACGCCGACCGGTTCCCCGGGTTGACCGGCCCGGACGGCGCCTACCACGGCGTCGTGTGGACCGAGGCCGTCGGCAACCTCGCCTTCATCATCCGCGCCCGCACCGTGCTGCTGCGCAACACCGGTGCCGCGATCACGCCGATGAACTCCTGGCTGTTCCTGCAGGGGCTCGAGACCCTGCACCTGCGGATGGAGCGGCACAGCGCGAACGCGCTGCGGGTCGCGGAGTTCCTCTCGGCCCACGCGGAGGTGTCGTGGGTCAGCTACCCGGGTCTGCCCGACAGCCCGTACAAGGCCGTCGCCGACCGCGTCCTCACCGGCCGCGGCTACGGCGGGCTGCTCAGCTTCGGCGTGCGGTCCGGGCGGGAGGGCGGCAAGCGCTTCATCGAGGCGCTCGAGCTGTTCTCGCACCTGGCCAACATCGGCGACGCCAAGTCGCTGGCCATCCACAACGCCACCACGACCCACTCCCAGCTCGAGCCCGCCGAGCTCGAGGCGGCCGGCGTGCCCGAGGACATGGTGCGGCTCTCGGTCGGCATCGAGCACGTCGACGACCTGATCGCCGACCTCGAGCAGGCGCTGGCCGCCAGCAAGTGA
- a CDS encoding carboxyl transferase domain-containing protein: MSDLVADLRERLAVARLGGSEAARAKHTGRGKLLVRDRVDRLLDPGSPFLELSPLAATDMYGGAVASAGVVTGIGRVHGREVVVVANDATVKGGTYYPMTVKKHLRAQAVAAENRLPCLYLVDSGGAFLPMQDEVFPDREHFGRIFFNQANLSARGIPQVASVMGSCTAGGAYVPAMSDETVIVRDQGTIFLGGPPLVRAATGEVVSAEDLGGGDVHARRSGVVDHLADDDAHALAIVRGIVDTLPVAPPAPWEVRPVEEPVVDPATLHDVVPTDTRTPYDVREVIRRIVDGSRFAEFKALYAETLVTGFAHVWGHPVGIVANNGILFGESARKGAHFIELCNQRGIPLVFLQNITGFMVGREYENAGIARDGAKLVTAVACSVVPKFTVVIGGSFGAGNYGMCGRAYDPRFLWMWPNARISVMGGEQAASVLATVNPNLTTDEEVEAFKAPIREQYESQGSPYYSTARLWDDGVIDPVDTRRVLGMGLAAAAHAPVPAPSYGIFRM; this comes from the coding sequence ATGAGCGACCTGGTGGCCGACCTGCGCGAGCGGTTGGCCGTCGCCCGGCTGGGGGGCAGCGAGGCGGCGCGGGCCAAGCACACCGGCCGCGGCAAGCTGCTGGTGCGCGACCGCGTCGACCGGCTGCTCGACCCGGGCAGCCCCTTCCTCGAGCTGAGCCCCCTCGCCGCGACCGACATGTACGGCGGCGCGGTCGCCAGCGCCGGCGTGGTGACCGGGATCGGCCGGGTGCACGGTCGCGAGGTCGTCGTGGTCGCCAACGACGCGACGGTCAAGGGCGGCACCTACTACCCGATGACGGTCAAGAAGCACCTGCGCGCCCAGGCCGTCGCCGCCGAGAACCGGCTGCCGTGCCTCTACCTCGTCGACTCCGGCGGCGCGTTCCTGCCGATGCAGGACGAGGTGTTCCCCGACCGCGAGCACTTCGGCCGGATCTTCTTCAACCAGGCCAACCTCTCCGCGCGGGGCATCCCCCAGGTCGCCAGCGTGATGGGCTCCTGCACCGCCGGCGGCGCCTACGTGCCGGCGATGAGCGACGAGACCGTGATCGTCAGGGACCAGGGCACGATCTTCCTCGGCGGCCCGCCGCTGGTGAGAGCCGCGACCGGCGAGGTCGTCAGCGCCGAGGACCTCGGCGGCGGCGACGTGCACGCCCGCCGGTCGGGCGTGGTCGATCACCTCGCCGACGACGACGCCCACGCGCTCGCGATCGTCCGCGGGATCGTCGACACCCTCCCGGTCGCGCCCCCGGCGCCGTGGGAGGTGCGGCCGGTCGAGGAGCCGGTGGTCGACCCGGCGACGCTCCACGACGTCGTCCCGACCGACACCCGCACGCCCTACGACGTCCGTGAGGTCATCCGCCGCATCGTCGACGGCAGCCGGTTCGCCGAGTTCAAGGCGCTCTACGCCGAGACGCTGGTGACCGGCTTCGCCCACGTGTGGGGCCACCCGGTCGGGATCGTGGCCAACAACGGCATCCTCTTCGGCGAGTCGGCCCGCAAGGGCGCGCACTTCATCGAGCTGTGCAACCAGCGCGGCATCCCGCTGGTCTTCCTGCAGAACATCACCGGGTTCATGGTCGGGCGCGAGTACGAGAACGCCGGCATCGCCCGCGACGGCGCCAAGCTGGTCACCGCGGTCGCCTGCAGCGTCGTCCCCAAGTTCACCGTCGTCATCGGCGGCTCCTTCGGCGCCGGCAACTACGGCATGTGCGGGCGGGCCTACGACCCCCGGTTCCTGTGGATGTGGCCGAACGCCCGGATCTCGGTGATGGGCGGCGAGCAAGCGGCGTCGGTGCTGGCCACCGTGAACCCGAACCTCACCACCGACGAGGAGGTCGAGGCGTTCAAGGCCCCGATCCGCGAGCAGTACGAGAGCCAGGGCTCGCCGTACTATTCGACCGCCCGGCTCTGGGACGACGGCGTCATCGACCCCGTCGACACCCGTCGCGTCCTCGGCATGGGCCTGGCCGCCGCCGCGCACGCGCCGGTCCCGGCACCCTCCTACGGCATCTTCCGGATGTGA
- a CDS encoding acetyl/propionyl/methylcrotonyl-CoA carboxylase subunit alpha, whose protein sequence is MLDPTMRVLIANRGEIAVRVARTCRRLGLPTVAIHTDLDADAPHVRACDEAARVSSYLDVDEVVDQARRHGCWAVHPGYGFLSERSAFATALEEAGIVLVGPSAAVMEQMGRKDAAREIAIAAGVPVVPTGAEAAYPVLVKAAAGGGGKGMRVVRSEAEMDEAVAAARREALSAFGDDTMLVEKYVEHGRHIEVQVIGDTHGTVLHLHERDCSTQRRHQKVLEEAPAPTIDAGARDRITRAAVDLAAHVGYVNAGTVEFLLDAETGEFYFLEMNTRLQVEHPVTEATTRVGGEELDLVELQLRVAAGEPLGLTQDDVRLVGHAIEARVYAEDSFGGFLPQAGTASIVRWPGARAGSGTVRVDHALEPGQVVSTSYDPMLGKVVAHGPDRESARRALVEALDATAILGLTTNAGFLRALVASDEFRDATIDTAWLDTAAVEEPSADVPRALVAWVSAMLTSSERGHAFQSDGFRLGAAPAPTLVELDREVLVDRAAGTVDGVPFRQLGAADHVLKAVVDGVTVRAVVNVQPGPTGVHEVVWRGQRFAFTPPDRLAGSAVVGDGTITAPMPGTVLDVRVAVDDVVEEGQVLGTMEAMKMELSLKAPFAGTVTAVDVAAGAQVPLGAPLFVVEPQ, encoded by the coding sequence GTGCTCGACCCCACCATGCGTGTCCTGATCGCCAACCGCGGCGAGATCGCCGTCCGCGTCGCGCGCACCTGCCGCCGGCTCGGCCTGCCGACCGTCGCGATCCACACCGACCTCGACGCCGACGCACCGCACGTCCGCGCCTGCGACGAGGCGGCCCGCGTCTCCTCCTACCTCGACGTCGACGAGGTCGTCGACCAGGCCCGTCGGCACGGCTGCTGGGCCGTCCACCCCGGCTACGGGTTCCTGTCCGAGCGGTCGGCGTTCGCGACCGCGCTGGAGGAGGCCGGGATCGTGCTGGTCGGCCCGAGCGCCGCGGTCATGGAGCAGATGGGCCGCAAGGACGCCGCCCGCGAGATCGCGATCGCCGCCGGCGTCCCGGTGGTCCCGACCGGGGCCGAGGCCGCGTACCCCGTGCTGGTCAAGGCCGCCGCCGGCGGCGGCGGCAAGGGCATGCGCGTCGTGCGCAGCGAGGCCGAGATGGACGAGGCGGTCGCCGCCGCCCGGCGCGAGGCGCTGAGCGCGTTCGGCGACGACACGATGCTGGTCGAGAAGTACGTCGAGCACGGCCGCCACATCGAGGTGCAGGTCATCGGCGACACCCACGGCACGGTGCTGCACCTGCACGAGCGCGACTGCTCCACCCAGCGCCGGCACCAGAAGGTGCTGGAGGAGGCGCCGGCGCCCACGATCGACGCCGGGGCGCGCGACCGGATCACCCGCGCCGCCGTCGACCTCGCCGCCCACGTCGGCTACGTCAACGCCGGCACCGTCGAGTTCCTGCTCGACGCCGAGACCGGTGAGTTCTACTTCCTGGAGATGAACACCCGCCTGCAGGTCGAGCACCCCGTCACCGAGGCCACCACGCGCGTCGGGGGTGAGGAGCTCGACCTCGTCGAGCTCCAGCTCCGCGTGGCCGCGGGCGAGCCGCTCGGGCTGACCCAGGACGACGTCCGGCTCGTCGGCCACGCCATCGAGGCCCGGGTGTACGCCGAGGACTCCTTCGGCGGCTTCCTGCCCCAGGCCGGGACGGCGTCGATCGTGCGCTGGCCCGGTGCCCGGGCCGGCAGCGGCACCGTCCGCGTCGACCACGCCCTCGAGCCCGGCCAGGTCGTCAGCACCTCCTACGACCCGATGCTCGGCAAGGTGGTCGCGCACGGCCCCGATCGCGAGAGCGCCCGGCGGGCCCTCGTCGAGGCCCTCGACGCGACCGCCATCCTCGGCCTCACCACCAACGCCGGCTTCCTGCGCGCGCTCGTCGCCTCCGACGAGTTCCGCGACGCGACCATCGACACCGCCTGGCTCGACACCGCGGCGGTCGAGGAGCCGTCCGCCGACGTGCCGCGGGCGCTGGTGGCCTGGGTCTCGGCGATGCTGACGTCGTCCGAGCGCGGGCACGCCTTCCAGTCCGACGGGTTCCGCCTCGGCGCGGCGCCCGCGCCCACCCTGGTCGAGCTCGACCGCGAGGTCCTGGTCGACCGCGCCGCCGGCACCGTCGACGGCGTCCCGTTCCGCCAGCTCGGTGCCGCCGACCACGTCCTCAAGGCGGTGGTCGACGGCGTCACCGTCCGCGCGGTCGTCAACGTCCAGCCCGGCCCGACCGGGGTGCACGAGGTGGTCTGGCGCGGCCAGCGCTTCGCCTTCACCCCACCCGACCGGCTCGCGGGCTCCGCGGTCGTCGGCGACGGCACGATCACCGCGCCGATGCCGGGCACCGTGCTCGACGTGCGGGTCGCCGTCGACGACGTCGTCGAGGAGGGCCAGGTGCTGGGCACCATGGAGGCCATGAAGATGGAGCTCTCGCTCAAGGCGCCCTTCGCCGGCACCGTCACCGCCGTGGACGTCGCCGCCGGGGCCCAGGTGCCGCTCGGTGCCCCGCTGTTCGTGGTGGAGCCGCAGTGA